From one Terriglobales bacterium genomic stretch:
- a CDS encoding oligopeptide transporter, OPT family codes for MAEETQVQTKDQPKEAEFQPYIPATQAPPEFTFRAIALGALFGLLFGAVTVYVGLRAGLTVSASIPIAVLSITILRAFGKATILENNIVQTTGNAGQSIASGVIFTLPALIFLGFQLERPRIFVLSLVGGLIGVFFMIPLRRQLIVKEHGVLKYPEGAACADVLIAGDRGGSFAGRVFWGLGLGALYTLFQNENLFSAWPSAPTWDIKSYPGASIRASTTSEYMGVGYIIGPRVAGVLLAGGVFSWLVLMPAIHFFGSGMTTPIYPGTVPISQMPPTDLWRTYVRPMGAGAVAAAGLITLIKTIPTIVSALRASLKQLGSGKSEQSNLRTENDLPISVTIGGSVLLIIMMWAFLTFKPIHGAETSMFANIVASIFVVVFGFLFVTVSSRICGLIGSSANPVSGMTIATLMATSGIFLALGWTAPAFGALVLAVGGVVCIASANAGDTSQDLKTGYLIGSTPRAQQLALLVGVVVSTFAVGSTLILMNKGLEEFRQLTKQVDINHLPAGVSLEENNGARTFDRDHFSYHNTQGQEVTLHGSDFYLLNAINSSEIANGKYLYNPKTGQIEVQWIQGIGSERAAAPQAQLMSTVINGILTRKLPWGLVMLGVFLVIVVELLGIRSLAFAVGAYLSIGTTLAIFVGGVTRWLVETAAKRAGETPTESEVSPGSLFASGLIAAGGVMGLLGIGVKLLESTGVLPENWLAWGAKFPAMANSNLLAVITFLLLAVSLFYFARKPLESKKN; via the coding sequence TTGGCTGAAGAAACTCAAGTGCAGACGAAAGATCAACCCAAAGAAGCAGAGTTTCAACCTTATATACCCGCTACACAGGCTCCACCAGAGTTCACCTTCCGCGCAATTGCCCTGGGAGCGTTGTTTGGGTTGCTGTTTGGCGCAGTGACCGTTTACGTAGGCCTGCGTGCCGGACTCACCGTATCGGCATCCATTCCCATCGCCGTGCTCTCCATCACTATTTTGCGTGCCTTCGGCAAGGCTACGATTCTCGAAAACAATATCGTGCAGACCACCGGCAACGCCGGGCAGTCTATAGCTTCAGGAGTAATCTTTACTCTACCCGCGCTGATCTTCCTGGGGTTCCAATTGGAACGACCCCGTATTTTTGTTCTGAGCCTGGTCGGCGGATTGATCGGCGTCTTTTTCATGATCCCGCTGCGCCGGCAGCTCATCGTAAAGGAACACGGTGTGCTTAAGTATCCTGAAGGTGCTGCCTGCGCCGATGTGCTCATCGCGGGTGACCGCGGAGGTAGCTTCGCCGGCCGCGTCTTCTGGGGGCTCGGACTGGGCGCGCTGTACACGCTGTTCCAAAATGAGAACCTGTTCTCCGCCTGGCCCAGCGCTCCAACATGGGACATCAAGTCATATCCGGGTGCTTCCATTCGCGCTTCTACCACCTCAGAGTACATGGGCGTGGGCTACATTATCGGCCCGCGCGTCGCCGGAGTCCTGCTCGCCGGCGGAGTCTTTTCCTGGCTGGTACTGATGCCGGCCATCCACTTCTTTGGCTCTGGTATGACGACACCGATTTATCCCGGCACTGTTCCTATTTCGCAGATGCCGCCCACCGATCTTTGGCGCACCTACGTCAGGCCCATGGGCGCTGGAGCTGTCGCAGCCGCAGGTTTAATCACATTGATCAAAACCATTCCCACCATTGTCTCTGCATTGCGGGCCAGCCTGAAGCAGCTTGGCTCAGGCAAAAGCGAGCAGTCGAACCTGCGCACTGAAAACGACCTGCCGATTTCGGTCACCATAGGCGGCTCGGTGCTGCTCATCATCATGATGTGGGCGTTCCTGACCTTCAAGCCGATTCACGGCGCCGAGACCTCGATGTTCGCCAACATTGTCGCCTCGATCTTCGTTGTGGTCTTTGGATTTCTATTCGTTACCGTCTCCTCGCGCATCTGTGGTTTGATTGGCAGCTCCGCCAATCCTGTTTCGGGAATGACCATCGCAACATTGATGGCAACCTCAGGAATCTTCCTCGCCCTTGGCTGGACCGCTCCTGCCTTTGGTGCCCTCGTGCTGGCCGTCGGAGGCGTGGTATGCATCGCCTCGGCCAACGCTGGCGATACATCCCAGGACCTCAAAACTGGTTATCTGATCGGTTCCACCCCCAGGGCGCAGCAACTGGCGCTACTCGTCGGCGTGGTCGTCTCTACATTCGCCGTAGGCAGCACGCTGATCCTTATGAATAAAGGGCTCGAGGAGTTTCGGCAGCTGACCAAGCAGGTAGACATTAATCATCTGCCGGCTGGAGTAAGCCTGGAAGAAAACAATGGCGCGCGAACATTCGATCGCGACCATTTCAGCTATCACAATACCCAGGGACAAGAGGTCACTCTTCACGGCAGCGATTTCTACCTGCTGAATGCCATCAACTCGTCTGAAATCGCCAATGGCAAATATCTCTACAATCCCAAAACAGGTCAGATCGAGGTGCAGTGGATCCAGGGCATCGGCAGCGAGCGCGCCGCCGCACCACAGGCGCAATTGATGTCTACCGTGATCAACGGCATTCTTACGCGCAAGCTGCCTTGGGGATTGGTGATGCTCGGCGTCTTTCTCGTGATTGTCGTGGAGCTGTTAGGCATACGTTCGCTGGCCTTTGCCGTGGGCGCCTATCTCTCCATAGGAACCACGCTTGCGATTTTCGTTGGAGGTGTGACGCGATGGCTGGTTGAAACCGCCGCTAAGCGTGCCGGTGAAACTCCCACCGAAAGCGAGGTCAGCCCCGGCTCTCTCTTCGCCAGCGGACTCATCGCTGCGGGCGGAGTCATGGGATTACTCGGAATTGGCGTGAAGCTCCTCGAAAGTACGGGAGTGCTTCCCGAGAACTGGCTAGCCTGGGGCGCGAAATTCCCTGCCATGGCCAATAGCAACCTGCTTGCAGTGATCACTTTCCTGTTGCTGGCCGTCTCACTCTTTTACTTTGCCCGCAAGCCGCTGGAAAGCAAGAAGAATTGA
- a CDS encoding ComF family protein, producing the protein MCQRARPPFTRAVAYGGYDGELRELVHLLKYENVRPAADLLGAYLAETIRSLHLEVGAWKIVPVPLHRSRHRQRGFNQAELIARAAQRRLGSKLEINSGLLERRRETSTQTGLTQHQRRANLRGAFVVTKPAEVRDHLILLVDDVFTTGTTAAECSRVLLRAGARAVAVATVARVFKGEPARPAGFLRTNNISMNLAKAAEA; encoded by the coding sequence ATGTGCCAGCGCGCACGGCCTCCATTTACCAGGGCGGTAGCCTATGGCGGCTATGACGGTGAATTGCGCGAACTGGTTCACCTGCTGAAGTATGAGAACGTTCGGCCGGCCGCAGATCTTCTAGGAGCGTATCTGGCTGAGACCATCCGGTCGCTGCATCTCGAGGTGGGCGCGTGGAAGATTGTGCCGGTTCCGCTGCATCGTTCGCGGCACAGACAGCGTGGCTTCAACCAGGCGGAATTGATTGCGCGCGCCGCACAGCGGCGGCTTGGATCTAAGCTCGAAATAAATTCCGGCCTGCTGGAACGACGCAGAGAGACCTCTACCCAGACCGGGCTAACGCAACACCAGCGTCGCGCCAACCTGCGCGGGGCTTTTGTTGTGACGAAGCCTGCGGAGGTCCGAGATCATCTAATACTGCTAGTGGATGACGTCTTTACCACCGGGACCACCGCCGCCGAGTGCAGCCGCGTGCTGCTTCGCGCGGGCGCACGTGCTGTAGCGGTGGCTACAGTGGCACGAGTTTTTAAGGGAGAACCTGCGCGGCCAGCAGGATTTTTACGTACAAATAACATTAGTATGAACTTGGCCAAAGCAGCGGAGGCATAA
- a CDS encoding HNH endonuclease: MHAPVLVLNASYEPINVCAARRAIVLVLKGVAMTEEENGHFLHAARFAVRVPSVIRLLEYRRIPHQTRALSRKNILLRDRNTCQYCGTVLVAAELTLDHVIPRSRGGSSTWENLVACCHPCNRRKGSRLPHEAEMKPLREPRPFNLHTSRHIMRLMGHSDAKWRKYLFY, encoded by the coding sequence ATGCATGCTCCGGTCCTGGTCTTGAACGCTTCCTATGAACCCATCAACGTGTGCGCTGCACGCCGCGCCATTGTGCTGGTGCTCAAAGGCGTAGCCATGACCGAAGAAGAGAACGGGCACTTTCTGCACGCCGCCCGCTTTGCGGTGCGTGTGCCTTCGGTGATTCGTCTGCTTGAGTACCGCCGCATTCCGCATCAGACGCGGGCGCTCTCGCGTAAGAACATTCTGCTGCGCGACCGCAACACCTGCCAATACTGCGGCACCGTACTCGTGGCCGCCGAACTGACGCTGGACCACGTGATCCCGCGCTCTCGCGGAGGCTCGTCTACCTGGGAAAATCTGGTGGCCTGCTGCCATCCTTGCAACCGCAGAAAAGGAAGCCGCCTGCCGCACGAGGCGGAGATGAAACCGCTGCGCGAGCCGCGTCCTTTTAATTTGCATACCAGCCGGCACATCATGCGGCTGATGGGACACTCTGACGCCAAGTGGCGGAAATACCTGTTTTACTAG